A region of the Primulina eburnea isolate SZY01 chromosome 7, ASM2296580v1, whole genome shotgun sequence genome:
ataagATTCTTTAAATTTAGATTAGGGCCATCATATCGTTTTGATCGATTTActatataaaatttgagaaacaTGATATTCAACTGTTTTTCAAAAGTAAAAAACATATAGCTCGAGCTCCCGGCGAGGATCGAACTCGCGATCTTTCGCTTACGAAGCGAACGCACTACCACTATGCTACGGAAGCTTGTGATAAAATTTTGCAAagcaatttttatttatattacaatTTTCATTTCCCCGGCTATTGTTGCACCTAGTGCTGTGCTCTGGGGATATCACGGCGGAGACGACGAGAGCAGCAAGGCCGAGTAAATGTCTTGGTTTAAAATGAAGAATCCACAGAGAGTGTAAGTTATGAATTTAGATAACGCAGTATATTTGTTTATGGACTGGCTTCTGGGGCGTGATCGAGGGTAGCAGTAGGTGAATTGTTACATTTGCAGCGACAGGCGATTTTATTCTTCTATATGAGAAATAGTTGCGGTATGTTACTGTAACTGCCTGCTTATTATCATGACTGGCTATAATTCATATAATCAAATTCACTGGTTTCGTTGGGTTCGATTTTGATGAATTTACGTAGATTATCGAGATTGTGATAAATATTGGGCGTGCCATATTCGATCATTTTATCAAGGGACGTgaatcaaaataaattttttttgactTTAACTTTCCAACAGCTCTATAGCATTCTTTGTTTGGCGATGGAAGCAAGACATGAAAAAATGGTAGGGTACTTCAAATTAAATGAAATCTGTGATCAGTTTTAGAGGAGGCTTATTGAACATGAATATTGAAGTAATGGAGTTAGTGTTTTGCTTTTAAATAACAGATGAAAAAGAAATACTACATGGTAAATAGTTGTTTGCGATGTTTCTTCACTTGATCATGAACAACCGCATGATCAACTGAGACCGCCTCGTTAACCAGATCTTTAAAGATTTGACGTTCTATATCCAACACTAAGGCTGGAATCCCTCCACTGTATTCTGCCCAATCTTCAGATTGGTTCATCATGTCTCTGGTTAAGATTCTTTTTAATCCGTCATCCTTTTCGTCAAAGTTATTGTCAGGCATTCTGCACAACCGCTCCATCTCTTGACTTATTTCTTTCACAAGCACTGCCGGGCTAATCCTTTTTCTCCCTACAGTAAATGTTTTGTCTGGGGCGACTTTTTGAACAAGTATTTCGTTTACCATATCAAAAACAATTTTTCTTTCGATTTTCTGATTTAGCAGCATCTGACTGTTCTTTTCAGTGAATTCTTTGTTCGTGCTTGGCATTGTTTCCTCCATCTGTTCGAGAACACTGAACATGTCTGGATTAATCACGTGGCGTGAGGAAAGGAACTGACCAgccattgggatgaagttggcgCCTTTCAGGAGTCCTGATGTATGCAGTATCTTGCCAACATATCTTTGATTAGGATTGGGGCACCCGTATCCTTTTTCATTTTGGTTCTGAGCAAACTCTTCGGATTCTCTTTTCAACAATCTAGTGTCATGAACTATGTGACTGTGATCAGTTCTCGGGCAATCTATGAAATGATTTAGATTCTCAAGATGCCAGTTGGCTTCATCAGGACTTGGACTCTGATCTGCATATTAGGAAAAAACAATAGATCCAATTAGTCAAAAGATTCATATGCATTGTTAGTGCATGTAAGAGAATGTACATTTTACAATGGAAGGCATGTATTGTGTCTATGACATTCTTTATTTTCTTCACGTTTGATATTCAAATTTCAGTCATCGTACAACTTTATTGAACAAGTTGTTTTCAAATTATGTCATAAGTTTTGACAATCAATTTATATGCACACATCATCGTTCAAATGCATGGCTACAATCTATATAGCACAAGGAAAATATTTTCACTGGCTTATTAATATGAGACAACTGCTATTTAAATATGGATGATCTTGCATACATACTGTAGTGAATTATTTTTGTGATGTATTCTGTTTGAGTTCACTCTTGCCCTTGAATTTGAGGCATCGGTTGCATAGTGTAAATTGTTAAAGTGAATTTGTCAAAAAACAACAAAACAAATTTGTATTTACAGAATACCTCGAAAAGCCGTTGATATCTTCTTTACTGGAGATGGCAAGTCTTCACCATAAAATGTAGAGTCAAGAACTGAGACTGGACTTGGTTGTTCTTGCATGGTGACTGCTAGTTCAGCTGCTGGTATAATATCTATGCATGTTGACACAGAATTCTGGAAAGTAGAACATAAATCAAGTTCTATTCGGTGGTCATGAAGCTAGACAAGCACGAGAATAACATCGTTTACTCTATCTCTACGTACCTGGTGTTGACTGgcacttggattaattgaatGGGCCAATCTTGTGACCTCTGTTTCTATACGTGAAGCTATGCTATTGTTGCTTTCTGATTTTGCAGAGGCCGAGTCACCTTGGTAACTTGAAAATCTTGTTTCACTACTGAAGTCGCTCAATTGTTCATCACTAAGCTCCAAATACTTTGATTTCTTTGAGCGGTTTTTGTTCTGCGGACCtttttctacaattttattCTTGGAATGACTCTCGACCCTGACGGAGTTTGATGAAGTGGCGACAGTGGCATTGAAATTTCCTTCTCTCTTTGGTAGATTTTGTCGTGATCTTGCGTTTAGCGCAACTATATTTCTTCCAGAGCAATTCTCTGCCTTCATGAGTTGAGGTGCTTTTAAGGTTCCTGCCAACTCTACAGTTCTCCGAGTGGTCCTATTATCAATTGAAGGAAGATGTTTGCCGGTGTATTTGAGATTATGAATCCTTGGCATAAAATCTTTCGCCTTTTGCCTGTGAGCTGAATTCTCCCTCTCATGTTTCAGGTTCAGAGTTTGGATTCTTTGCCGATGTATTCCCATCTCAATAAGCTGATTGGAGCTTGAAAGCTTTTTTTCATCAATCACTTTCGTTGGTTTCTTGATTACAATATAAGAAACTGAAGGCTTAGGAGTTCCAGGACCCCTGGTGCTAGGGACCTTGTGGTAGTTTGAATTCTGCCACTTTGACAAACTAGAATTCTGATCCGATAAACTTTCTTCCAAATTGCATCTCCTTTGTGATGTAACCTCAGCAGACTCACCTATCTGGTTCTCTAACCTCTCTCTTGTTTTCTCCATTGCTTCAAGAATTTGTTTAAGGGCTCTGAGATCCTTACCTGATTTCTTAAACTCAAGCTCTGTAACCTTCCTCTCAATTTCACCATAAACTGAAGAAGATAGATGTTGAGTAATTGTTGATGCTTTCCTGCTTTGTTGGGCCTTTTTTGGAGAACCTTGAGTGGGATTTTGTTGTCTCCAAGGAGCTGGTTCCATTGGAAACCTTGAATATTCAGTCGGTTTCCTGATAGAACTGGCACTGTGTAACCATGGTGATGGAGATGTAGGATTGTTCTGTGAAGCACGTGGGGAATAAAAAACTGGATTCTGCTTGCTTTTCTCTGTTTTTGTGGATAATTTTGAAAGAAAAGTTTCTTTTGGGCATAACTCAACCTTTGTAATCCTACTTTTCTCAGATGAATTGGTATCTGGGAAATCATCCAAGCCCATTAGTTTTGCCACAACACCAGATGATCGGTTTTGACTTCCTGGTTCTTGTTTCAAAGGGAGATCTTGGTTGTAGCTCTCACCTTCCATTTGCAGGTAGTCCCTGCTAAGTAAACTCGACCTTGACTCGTGGAGCTTACACTTCATAGAACTTTCTTTACTGTCTAACGATAATCTAGGGAGTTCTTTGCTTTTCATAGTCGACTGAAATGTCTCTCTAGATTCTCTCCCATCATAAGAGAAACGAGGAAGTGCCAGCCGTGCATCCTTGGAGTTCTTTGTACTTTCTTGGAACATAGCAAGACACCGTGTCGATCCCTCAGAAGCCGTGGTTTCTGGCTTTCCGGATTTGTACTGCTGCATGGGCCTGGGAGAGTCGATGTGCTTCATGCCATGGCCTCTACTTTTATCatttgtttggattttgacAGGCATGCAACGGGCTTCTCTGTACATCGATCCTTTCACTACGTCACGAAGATCAAGCGTGCCTTCATGAATGGAGGTTTGTCTTTGTGGGAGTGATTTAGTACCTTCTGTGCCATGAGAATCAAGTGATGACAATGTAGATGAACACGAGGAAGACAAATAAGAGGTTTGGGATGAATCCATGGAAACTCTATGTTTCAACTGCTGCACATCCTGAAATTTTTCCTGCAAATGTAAGTGGTACAATTACATTCatgtaatttattttattcttaAGAACGCTTAAAATGGAATCCATTTCTTCACATATATTTTTCTGAGAAAAGCAATGGAAACTTGCTCAGAATCTCACCACAGCAGCTCTTGCTGTATGTTGGGAGTTCAACTGGTATTGGGTACCTAAAAGAATACACACAGTGAAGTGGGTTTATCAGAAACACGTAGAGTTAAAAGCTTTCATGTTAAAGTATTTGAAACCTTGAAGTACCTAAAAGTagttttttattgttgtggCTGCTAATACGCCAACTTGTAAGGTAATGGTGACGATCAAAGAGTTGAGAAATGCCATTCATGCATCCTATTTGCTTCCGAAAATCTTGATTCTCGTCCATTAAGGAAGACATCTTTGTTTCTTACTTTAGTTCCAAAATAGAGGATCTTTGTATTTCTAATTTACTCCTGCACTCGCCTGTATAGTTTCATTAACTCCAAGAATGAGACCTGGTTCAAGAATTCAGAAAAATTGTATGATATTTTGTCATGTGGTGGTGAGTTTCATACACAAATCATAGTTAATTGAAACTGTTAGTATCTTTCTTCTCACAGGGTGGATGTTGGTCTTATCCAATTATGGGGTTTTACTCTTTGCAAGAACTCTCAGCAAAAATAATAGAAGACAAAAGACTGAATACTTACAAATGAGGCGCAATTTGCAAATCATTTGTGTGATGACTGATGGGAAATGGTTCGAAATCTTAGCTTTATTGGATCCCCAATATTCGAGTGATACAGTTTCCACCGTTAAATGACAGCAAGAATGCAGAAACAGGAAATGGAAATGGACCCAGAATCCCAATGGAGACAATGTATCCACGCACCTTCAATGTATCAGAGCAACTACCTATGCTGAAAACTGTGATAGAAAGATCAAGAAAAGATGCTTCTGTTTCTTGGCATTCTCTGGAAAAACCAGTCAAATAAGAGCCCGCTGGATTACAGAGGGTAACGTTCATGGAGGTGAtgctatatatatgtatagttTGAagtagtttatttatttattatttatttttatcacaCTTCAAGTGCGGATGTGGGTCAGTTTGGCGATGTGAAAATGTGGGGTTGAGTTATATCGGTCATTTGCTTGGATTATTAAGTGGACAAGGTAATGGGTTTTGTCTAGACTCTGAAGGGTGGACATCTCTCTACATGGGGCATGTGGACTCTGTCAGGTTAATATAGGAAAATGGATTTGTGGACTGGCAAATGGCCATCCCTTCGAGTCTAAACTATTTTTCAGCCACTTTTTTGTCAGTTCTTACGTTGCAAGTGGGAATATTTTCTCAACTTCGTTAGGATAAGCTTGGAGtatattatgatttttttttttcaaaaaaagtcATACATAAAATTACATTCTCTTATTCGAGGCTTTCTGTTGTGTACTTCTCTGGTGGAGTGAAGTATCGAGTTTCAGTTTAGACGACGGCAAGTTTGTAGATTCAATAATGGATTGTTTAAATTTCCCAATTAATTAATTGCTTGGTCGAAGTGTCACTCTCTAATATTACTTAACCAGGTCTGAATTTCACCATCATCAGCTGACAGTAATAAATTGTAATGCAAGAGTTAGGAAACCCAAACTTCTTGTTTTGGTCTTTGCCATTAAATTTGCTGCATTGCATTACTATCATCTGCCATAAAAAAGATTAGCAGTCTCTGCACTGAGTTGTTGAAACTGCTCAATTGTTTTGCTTTTCTCAGGAACTTCGTTTACTGTGAAATAACTTggtattattgttattatatctCATCATATCGTTTTCTTTAGTGTTCGTCTTCTCTCACACTATTTTTTGcacttttattttttcttctttctcGTATTTTGGCAAGAACCCAGTGACAGCAATTCTTcgatattttttgttttctgaTAAGTAcgaaataccaaaatattttgtgtTCTTGTATGTGCCTTTTCTACGGAATGCACACCAAATAACATGTATCATTTTACCACACAATTGGCAGCTACATCAAGAACAAAAATGGCAATCACTCTCTCACTTCACCGACCAAAATGCGAGGTTGTGTTAAAAATGGTGGGATTTATacttaattttttaatcaataCCACTTTGTAGAAAAGGATGAAATTAAAGGTGTAGATGATAAGGATGTATAGCTGTGTTTGGACTCGCATTGGGACACTATGTTTCCCCAATCAAGAATTGCCTGCCTCTTGCCCTTCACTAATTAATGCTTTTGTCTTCATTTCATTTGTAATATTCACATTCAAAGCCAATTAAGCACAGTCACTGATATTGGAAActcatatttaaaattttaatataccATTTTTTCGAATTCCTAATTGAAATGCACCAAGTTCTTTCGTTTATCAATGGTTCTACAAATCATGAAGTTTCAAGTGTTtgcgtttttttttaaaaaaaacaaacaaaatgaaTAACAAGttgtataaatatttttcatgggaCACCACTCCTATTATTGCTCTATCTTTATTGCAATATTGGGAACCTTGTGTACACATTCTCTTTGCTTTGGATGTTAAATCTTTGAACTATCATGCACTAGATCAAATTCCACGATATGTGTGTGCATGTTAGGTGCACCTTGGTGTAGAGGAATAGAGAATtccatttatattatttttattctattatgaaaattaatttacaatgcattattttaaatataaaaaaattaattttctcaaAACTAACATTTTAAAAAGTTCAGATAGTGTATTGTCGACCATTAGATCgtggagtaggtctcatgtgagaccgtctcacggatcttaatctgtgagacggttcaACCCtaaccatattcacaataaaaaataatactctgagcataaaaaataatatatttttcatggataacccaaataagagatctgtctgaCAAATATAACTCGTGAGATCgtatcacacaaatttttgcctagaTTATGATGGACTCGTCTATTTTGGTGAGATTCACCAAATACAATGGACTAACCTAAGTCTTACACACAAAATATAGGATAGAAAAAGTCCtgttaataatttaaattctcTTTTCATTCTATCCTATCATGTTATGTGTTTTCATGACAACATTCCACTTGTTTGACGATCAATTAGCGACATTATCCATCGTACACAATTGAGactttattattaaaattcttCATTGCGTCACATGCATTGTTCCTTGATATTACAACGCAAGTATACTCGAGGAGCAATTGCTTCCTTGACTTTtttgtttatataaaaaaaaaaattcaataaaaattttattcaagTTGAGCAAATTCTTACTATAAATATAATCATTTTTAAAACTAGAGTCGATAAAACAAAAAGAGTAAGTAtcttgtgatacggtctcacgaatctttatctgtgagacgtgtcaactaCACCGATATTcgcaataaaatgtaatactcttagcataaaaaacaatatttttcatgaatgacccaaataagagatacgtctcacaaaatacgacatgtgggaccatctcacacaagttctTACTAAACAAAACTGAGTGGTTAACAACTAATAAATCATCGTTTACACCAAACGTTAGAAGGGATCATTTGTCTaaacaaatttattttcttattttattatgttaagagtatccatgcaatttaatttaaaattcatataaaaatatttatatatatcgaTGGAGTTATGGATTAAGTGTTTATAAATCGGATATGGTCACGTGGATTAAATGTGGATAGATCTCCCATGAGCGTTGCCTAAAGTTTAGAAGGCAACAAACCCTAGCTAGCTAGTTAATACTATGTTATGTTCCAAGAGGCACATGACCATCTCCCCACCTAATCAAACATCTTCATTAAGATATATATTCAAGTCTGGTCGTGTCTTAATTTTTGcctaataatattattacatCAAAATATACATGTTCGTGTTCGTGTCAAGCGACCCggatcaataaaaatatgagaagcCACCTGTTACCACATGCTAAATTAATTGATGAtgcatttcaaatatattatttcccAGAGGATCTCAATGATCCTTACACGTACACCAAGCTAAAGATACTACTTATTTAGTATATTATCTTTTGTGGGTAAATGATTATCGTTAGTATGAAAGAAACAGTTCGAACGAACCTGCCGGTCACGATTCAAGAAACTTGCCAAATTTTGAAGACATGAGTGCGTAAACTAATCATACAGAATCATGTGGGAGAGATGCGCCGTTTGGAGGTGTCCATACGGAATGAGGTTACTGAGTGGTACTTTCTGCAGAAGACGAGGGAAAACGACGGTAATCAAACAAACCACTCATGACAAGCACAAAAGGCGTGCGATGGGGGATAGGGTACAATAATTTGTAGGGCAGAAGACATTATGGAGAAAAATATACACCATATCTCGGGTTGGATGGGATCATACCAAGTTAATAGTTAATTAATACACAATTTGATGGGTGtttctctttcttttctttccttttttgtGTGCATGAATCAATCAACTTCTCATACAAACAAATCACAAAACCACAAATGATTCAACCATATATACTTGTGCGTTTGTGTGTATAATTTAGATATTCTTAGAGATATCATAATGATATCTTAGTCAGAAGACAACATGAAAGATTTAGAATTCTTCCATATTACTAAACCAAACAGTACCTAAAAATCTAACAGTAACTTCTATTGTGGCAAATGTGTGATTTGCAAATTGCAGCATAATCCTTGCTGCAAAGTCACCAAGAAGAGGGAACTTATGAATGGAGGAGTACTTGTAACATATTAAGATCCGGCATGAGTTCACTTTATTGTGAGGCACTCACTACCAGGGAAGAATGAATAGGGTGTACTTCAGGATCTATTGTCTTTATTGGAGTAGCTGTTGAGTGAGCAATGGCGGTGCGTTCGGGATCCAAAACTTTGTCCAGTGGTGGAGAAGTAACGCTTTGACTCGAAGTTACCACCGGAGTGGGATTATTTGTAGCTTGGGTGTCGTCGGAAAACTTTTGAAGAACACCCGAGTAGAATTGCCACGAGACATTCGTTTCATTTATAGCACTTTGACCAAATGGGTGGTGCTCGACATATTCCTGAACATTTTCGGATTTTAGTAACCCTTCCAAGTAAACTCGAAGATCACCTCCGGGGCCTGCAATTAAATTGAGTTTCATGAAGACTAACAAAGCTTCCATTTTTAACCAGGGAGCATTAAACATTGGAGATGAACTTCATTTGTTGTGCAAAAGGGAAATCAATAAATGAATGATATTGGGTAACGTAAGATTCAGATCATGGGCACGGAGATGATGCTtatttctaaaatttatttgaCTTGACTGACTGATAGACATGATCTAcaaataatcatatatatatataaagaatttCCCCGATTAAATCGTTATTGTAGAAGATGAAGCAATGAATGCACAAAGATACGTCAATCACAAGACAAAATACGTTTTCGGGAAAGGATTACCATAAGCAAGAAGAAAATTACTGATAATTCATAGATAAAGGAGTCTCACCCAACGAATTGTCATCTTTATCCTCGTAATGGTATGGATGCGGAAATATTGCAGTGTGCAACTAAAAAATTCCACGAAACAACTCATAGTCAAGCGTCTAGCCAACAAAAATGGGGAGAATCAGAAAACGGATGAAAAACATAAGTGGTGAAAAAGCTTACTGGATTGAGCAAAGCTTTGTAAGGAGAATCATCTATCAGCAGAGTGTTGGATTCATTGTATCGTCCTTTCTTCCAAGAAAATTTACAACCATCATTTTCCCAAATTTTCCTCAACTCCTTGCAGACCAAGGGCTTGTGAATGTTTTCAAGAGTTTTGAACCCTGATTGAGTACTTTGTGACATGTTCTGCATTGCAGCATGGTTAAACGTCATAAACTGGTAGACTTAGTTTGGATTCGCGCATCTAGAATAAAAACTACTTTGACTACAATTGTCATGGCACCAACTTTATTGGTTAGTTTACTCATGTGATCATAAATTTCCTAAGCATCCTTGAACATCTGTGAATTAAATGACATCATcaggaaaaaataatttttaggaTTACATTCCATTGAGTGAAAATCACCACGAATGCCGCACATGAAATACACCAAATGCTGAAAACGCACCACAAAAACAAAGGAGTTCAATGATCGTATGCAGGCATGAAGACAAGTTTCTAAGAGACTTTATTTCACCATTACATAAAAGGTCGTAAGGTAGATGAGCAGAAATTTTACCCAACAAAAAAGCAACTTCGGTTGCAGGTTTCCCAGTAAATAATCTACAATTCTATCAATAACTTCCCTGCATTATGCCAAGGTTAAGTCATGGACGGAACTCAAGAAACAGGTATTCGGAATAAAACTCCTTGGAAATAAAAAAGGCTATGAAGCAAAAGAGGAAGTACTTGGCTCTTGATGACCATATGCCTATATCAAAGTTCTGAAAGCAAAATTTCAGAAAATCATCGCAGAAAGGTCTCTTGAAAACTGCAGGATAAAGTTATGATTAGCAAGATTCATTTAACAGATCTGTTACATTAAGGTCTAAGATACAAGAAAAGCTATTTTTTTCACCTGCTCGtcttaatatatttatatcgGCTTTAGAACCTTTTGGAGGTGGCATTACTATGTATGCAAGTAGACCATTTACATCAAGGACTAGAAGTTTTCTCCTATCAGTAGTGATGGGTGGTTTACTTGGATATTCGactaaatcttttgataaggaTTCTGCTTCCTTCACACCCAATGATCCAAGACTTGTGGTTCCCTCAACGACAAATAATCCATGGTTCACTTCATTTAACACATTCTGAAACTTCACATCCTCCATGGGTATCTGATTATGGGCAGGTTTTTGCTGGCTTTCACAAGGAAACACCTTCCCTTCCAATCTCACGGGCCCTGCAAAAGGTACAGATCTCTCTTCGTGTACTTCAGAAGAAGCACTTATAATTGAAACCTCAACCATGTCAACTAGGTGATCACTGTGGCGAGGTTTGAAATCTATTTTTGCAGGAAAATTAAATTCTTGAGCAGTGCGATCTTTTTCAATAAGCTTACCATCAATTGCTCGTTCAGTGTTATTCTCTGATAACTGTAAATTTGAGATGCCATTGGCTGGGTCCAGGTCCATGCTTTGGACTTTATCCTTATTTTTGTCTTTACTATTAGCCTTTTCCTTTCTCCTTTTTGTTTTCATACTCATGTTACCTTCTGCAAGATTATAAGTTGATTCTATATCCATCTTCTTCTGGTCAGTGCTTCGGACATCCTCATTCTCATTGAGCTTATTAtcaatctcctgattgaggttGTTATCTGATTGTAAACTTGATGCAGAATTTTTTGACTGGCCCAGGCTTTGGAGTTTGTCTTTATCTCCTGTCTTCCTCTTGATCCTTCTCCTCTTCCTTTTTCCTTTGATACTCACATTACTTTCAGTGAGATTAACTATTGACTCTGTATCCACTTTATTCTGGTCAGTATGTTGGACATCCACATTCTCAGCGAGCTTATCACAATTCTCTGGTCTCAAGTTTGAATCTGATGAATGTAATTTAGACATGGAATGTGACTGACCCATCCTTTGGTTCATATTGCCTTGAGTAAGATTAACTGTTTCTATATCGATCATATCCTGGTCGGTGTGTTGGACACTCTCATTGACGAGCTtatcatcaatctcatgtcTAAGGCTTTTATCCGATAATTGGAGATATGACATAGAATTCAACTGGTCCCTGCTTTTGACTTTATCCTTATTTCCAGCCTTACTCTTGACTGTATtcctcttcaattttcttttggcACCGAAATTATCTTCACCAAGACTATTTTTGGTTATTTCACCATCTCCTCTTATTTTCGACGCTTCCAGATTAACATCCATCTGATCCACAATTTGAGAAGCAGCCTTCCTCTTTCCTCTTCTTCTTTTCCTTGTTTTACCGCTAACAGCAGTATCTCCAGCAGGATTGTATATTTCCATTAGAGATAGTTACCTATAAATATATATAGGGGTGGACCAAAATATCCTTTAGTAGATCACCTTGCAAATTGTTCTTGACTCTGTCGATATCGGGAGATCATCTTGCAAACTGTTCCTGAAAACTGTTCATACTCATAGCAACAGTCACAGCTTTTTGCATCCTGCAAATCCCCCTATCACCTTAATTGGTATGATTTTGTAATTAACAAACTATACCTAAAGTATCCTAAATCACAAGCTATTGAAACCATATCAAAACTTCCACAAGAAGaataaaaaaagataaaaagatTAAGTAAATATAAAAGTATACACTCTTCAGCATTTAATAAAGGACCAACGAACCAAGCAGAACAACTATAAGAAATTATGTGTGCCTCAATCTTTAGAACCAATATCGATTTATGCAACTTACACAAGTCTTCATAAGATCCAAGGTTAGCATTAACAATCctcaaaaaaaaaaggaaacttGTAAGTAGAGGAAGCATTCTTTGTTTGTGATTTCAAATTCCTTAACTTGATTGGATTAACAAAATTAAAGTGAATTTCCCAAGATATTTGTCATTTGaaatacatcaatcaaatctttttaCAAATCAAATCCGTCGATCCATTTACAACCTTTGTGATGTATATTTATATACTATATGCTAAAGGTAATGTGCGATTTCTGAAGTAAAACGGTTCCAAAGGCACAGAAGAAAAGCTTCAAGTTCTTTGATCAGTAGATTTGGATCAAACAAggaatttcaaataaaaaatctgaaaatccTTTTATTTCAAAAACAACTATTCTGAAATAACTTTTTCAATTATGGCGTTCTTCAGTAGGCTTTTCAATCCTAAACTGTAGACAATATATACCCAACTAAAAAGCAAATTTATTTACACAGTAAAAACTCAATTCATCGTAAAAAGGGTGAAGAGAGCATAATAATTATTCAATCTTTTAGCTAACATAAATTATCCAAATTCAAAGCTGAAATGAAGAGGTTAATTGTATGCAGAAAATTGATCACAATCTCACATCCGAAAAAAAGGATTAAAAATGGAAGTAACAACAAATGATAGAAATCATACAAacgaagttaaaaaaaaaaaaagtacgtGCAAGAGTGAGGAACAGGGGGAGAT
Encoded here:
- the LOC140836297 gene encoding protein LONGIFOLIA 1-like, whose amino-acid sequence is MSSLMDENQDFRKQIGCMNGISQLFDRHHYLTSWRISSHNNKKLLLGTQYQLNSQHTARAAVEKFQDVQQLKHRVSMDSSQTSYLSSSCSSTLSSLDSHGTEGTKSLPQRQTSIHEGTLDLRDVVKGSMYREARCMPVKIQTNDKSRGHGMKHIDSPRPMQQYKSGKPETTASEGSTRCLAMFQESTKNSKDARLALPRFSYDGRESRETFQSTMKSKELPRLSLDSKESSMKCKLHESRSSLLSRDYLQMEGESYNQDLPLKQEPGSQNRSSGVVAKLMGLDDFPDTNSSEKSRITKVELCPKETFLSKLSTKTEKSKQNPVFYSPRASQNNPTSPSPWLHSASSIRKPTEYSRFPMEPAPWRQQNPTQGSPKKAQQSRKASTITQHLSSSVYGEIERKVTELEFKKSGKDLRALKQILEAMEKTRERLENQIGESAEVTSQRRCNLEESLSDQNSSLSKWQNSNYHKVPSTRGPGTPKPSVSYIVIKKPTKVIDEKKLSSSNQLIEMGIHRQRIQTLNLKHERENSAHRQKAKDFMPRIHNLKYTGKHLPSIDNRTTRRTVELAGTLKAPQLMKAENCSGRNIVALNARSRQNLPKREGNFNATVATSSNSVRVESHSKNKIVEKGPQNKNRSKKSKYLELSDEQLSDFSSETRFSSYQGDSASAKSESNNSIASRIETEVTRLAHSINPSASQHQNSVSTCIDIIPAAELAVTMQEQPSPVSVLDSTFYGEDLPSPVKKISTAFRDQSPSPDEANWHLENLNHFIDCPRTDHSHIVHDTRLLKRESEEFAQNQNEKGYGCPNPNQRYVGKILHTSGLLKGANFIPMAGQFLSSRHVINPDMFSVLEQMEETMPSTNKEFTEKNSQMLLNQKIERKIVFDMVNEILVQKVAPDKTFTVGRKRISPAVLVKEISQEMERLCRMPDNNFDEKDDGLKRILTRDMMNQSEDWAEYSGGIPALVLDIERQIFKDLVNEAVSVDHAVVHDQVKKHRKQLFTM
- the LOC140836298 gene encoding uncharacterized protein isoform X1, encoding MEIYNPAGDTAVSGKTRKRRRGKRKAASQIVDQMDVNLEASKIRGDGEITKNSLGEDNFGAKRKLKRNTVKSKAGNKDKVKSRDQLNSMSYLQLSDKSLRHEIDDKLVNESVQHTDQDMIDIETVNLTQGNMNQRMGQSHSMSKLHSSDSNLRPENCDKLAENVDVQHTDQNKVDTESIVNLTESNVSIKGKRKRRRIKRKTGDKDKLQSLGQSKNSASSLQSDNNLNQEIDNKLNENEDVRSTDQKKMDIESTYNLAEGNMSMKTKRRKEKANSKDKNKDKVQSMDLDPANGISNLQLSENNTERAIDGKLIEKDRTAQEFNFPAKIDFKPRHSDHLVDMVEVSIISASSEVHEERSVPFAGPVRLEGKVFPCESQQKPAHNQIPMEDVKFQNVLNEVNHGLFVVEGTTSLGSLGVKEAESLSKDLVEYPSKPPITTDRRKLLVLDVNGLLAYIVMPPPKGSKADINILRRAVFKRPFCDDFLKFCFQNFDIGIWSSRAKEVIDRIVDYLLGNLQPKLLFCWNMSQSTQSGFKTLENIHKPLVCKELRKIWENDGCKFSWKKGRYNESNTLLIDDSPYKALLNPLHTAIFPHPYHYEDKDDNSLGPGGDLRVYLEGLLKSENVQEYVEHHPFGQSAINETNVSWQFYSGVLQKFSDDTQATNNPTPVVTSSQSVTSPPLDKVLDPERTAIAHSTATPIKTIDPEVHPIHSSLVVSASQ
- the LOC140836298 gene encoding uncharacterized protein isoform X2 — its product is MEIYNPAGDTAVSGKTRKRRRGKRKAASQIVDQMDVNLEASKIRGDGEITKNSLGEDNFGAKRKLKRNTVKSKAGNKDKVKSRDQLNSMSYLQLSDKSLRHEIDDKLVNESVQHTDQDMIDIETVNLTQGNMNQRMGQSHSMSKLHSSDSNLRPENCDKLAENVDVQHTDQNKVDTESIVNLTESNVSIKGKRKRRRIKRKTGDKDKLQSLGQSKNSASSLQSDNNLNQEIDNKLNENEDVRSTDQKKMDIESTYNLAEGNMSMKTKRRKEKANSKDKNKDKVQSMDLDPANGISNLQLSENNTERAIDGPVRLEGKVFPCESQQKPAHNQIPMEDVKFQNVLNEVNHGLFVVEGTTSLGSLGVKEAESLSKDLVEYPSKPPITTDRRKLLVLDVNGLLAYIVMPPPKGSKADINILRRAVFKRPFCDDFLKFCFQNFDIGIWSSRAKEVIDRIVDYLLGNLQPKLLFCWNMSQSTQSGFKTLENIHKPLVCKELRKIWENDGCKFSWKKGRYNESNTLLIDDSPYKALLNPLHTAIFPHPYHYEDKDDNSLGPGGDLRVYLEGLLKSENVQEYVEHHPFGQSAINETNVSWQFYSGVLQKFSDDTQATNNPTPVVTSSQSVTSPPLDKVLDPERTAIAHSTATPIKTIDPEVHPIHSSLVVSASQ